AATGGCCTTGAAAGGATACTAGTATGTATTTCTGATATGtaattttggtttatttttaaaagtctttaaatTGTAATATCAGTAGAAGTGTGATCACATATACAGTTATGGTTTTAAATCAGTAATTTGTGGATTAAactttaaataattatattgcTCTTGGAAATCCTAAATTACATGAGTGGCTTGGTCTAAGATTGGGAGAGCTAGACTTGTAGGTTTGCTTCTTGCACTCAATAAAGTGCAAGAAGCAAAGCAGTAGTGAAAAGCGGGCCTTGTGCTTTAAGGCAATGGCAGATAAAAATGCTCCAAGACACCAGAACGTGTACATTTTGGTTAAAAATCTTCAGATTCTACACTGCATATCTTTAAATACCAAGTTTTGGGGTGGCTTGTTTCTATTAATCAGGTCTTTTGAGAAATGGTTCTCatttaaagaagaaactgtttttatacAATTGTAGTACTGTTTAAATGACTGCTTTCTTAATAAAACAACCCACCTTGTTTCACTTCTGTTTGAGGCAGCCTGGCCTAATCATTTGATCATATGGTTGGAAGGCAGGAGCTAATGGCAGTTTTTCCTGTGTCACTGATTTATTCTAACCACAGGGAAGTTACTTGTGTGCCTCAGTTCCCTGTATGCAAAAATAAGAGTAAGCCTCACTGAGTGTTGtgaggattatttttttaagagttgcTGATTAGAATAggtttcctctctttttttttttttttattccccttaATAGACCTTCAGCCTTACCTTTGGAAAGGACTACTACAAAAGAAACTTATGATCCATAGGATAAGATGAGTGAAGggaactgaaatttaaaaagtctcTGGAAGAAATTACTCATAATCAGGCAAACTGCATGAGTGAACTTATGGCTGCTCTGAAGTAGGGGTGAGGTCCTGTGTATTCCCCATTTGTGAGTCctaagttctgtttttttcatcttcttgcacatgttttctgaagactttAGGAGTGATGAAGTGTGTATCTGTTTGTAAATGAATGCAGCATGGAAATGATCAGAATTAATTTGGTAATAAAAGGTTATTTATGACCCCTCCAGCAGTAAAGGTCTATGAGGAGAgaatggaaaggaagggaaCAACAAACTGGAGGGGATGAAGAGATGGTTGGCTAGTGGAAGTAAATCATGGCACTTCTTTTAATGTAAGCATTTACTACTTTACATGCCTTAAAGGCATGTAAAAACACACTTTAAAATCAGAGCTGGTAGTGACTGATGTTGTGGTAGCATGAAGGAAATCATATCCACGTTAATTAAAGTTGTGACTTGGGTTTAGTCAGCGATGCTAACATTAATCTCCATGGGGCTAAAGTCTAGGGGGGGAACCCACAGAATCAACACCTACTGTTCAGAAGGGTGCATGTCTAGTTTATATCGTGTATTTTATCTTGTCCATCATACTTACTAATCTGTGACCTGTTGATGCAGTTGTCTTGAATGGACTTGAATCCTGAATATATAGATTTGTGATATCCATCTGTTTTGGGTGCTGTGCATTTAAGTGGAATGCAAATATTGGAGAAATCACAAGAATGTGTTTAGAAAGTCAGTTACCACAAAGTAAAACTTGGAACATTCTTTGTCACTGTTACACCACATAGATTATCAAGAAACAGCACTATCAATTGGTGTACTGCAAGCTCTCTTGTACAAATTTGCcagagaaaaatactattttggaTATATCATTTTGGAGGGAGGGAGTGGGGTGATTCTCCAGCTGTTTTGTAGCACGTTGTTACAACGTATATACAACGGTTTATATTCTTTCTCCTATGTcactaaataaaatataccTGACGTTTTATAGTTCTGTTCTTATCTGGgaacaataaaggaaaataaagacttgCGACGCAGGATTTTGTGTGATCATACGATCTATATAATCTTATTAGTTTCCCATCAGACAACTCAGGCTAGTTATGGAAATAAGAGGAGACTTTTCTGGAGTGGGGGAAGTTGTATAGTTGTATCTATGTATGTACTAGTACTATGTCTAAAAGTTTCCCTGTTTCCCGGTAGCAGATTAAGAcccggggggcgggggagggggtTAACAGATTACAGATTAAGACCCAGTGCGAGGCCCGGAGTCGCCGGGCTCGGCTCCGCCTGGCGCCCTCCTGAGGACTACATCCCCCAGCAGGCCCCGCGCCCTCCCCTACCTGCCGAGCGCAGGTAGCCCGCGGCGGCGCGTTGTATGCTGGGGCTCGTAGTCCCCGAGCAGGGGAagagccgggccgagccgggcggCATGGACAAGCTGAAGCGGGTGCTGAGCGGCCAGGACACGGATGATCAGGGCAGGCTGGCCGAGGTAacgccccgctccccccgcacCTGCCGCCCCTCCTCTGCGGGTCGGGCCGCACCGGCCTCCGGCAGGCTGCCTCGGCCTCGGCCTGGCCCTGAGCCCCCGCGCCCCGAGATGGCGGCCCGCGGGCGGGATGGCGCTTGGCCCGGGATGGCCGCCGCGGCGGCTCGGGGGGCGCACCGCCACCCCGCATGGCTCGTGCCGCCGCCGGGGCGCTCGGGGGAAGCCCGGCCCCCGGTGCAGCGAGCCCGAAAAGGAGAGCGTGTGGGGGAGAGCGTGCCTGTGCGCTTCCTTGGTCGAGCTTTGGCATCTTCGGAGAGGTTCGGGCGCTTAGTACGGGGCAAAATCgcataaatacataataataacttgcccttttccctcctcctcgCTTCTAGGTTATCGATGCGACTTCGTTAGGTTGGGGCACCAGAGTGAAAGGCTTCATTGCTTGTTTTGCAATAGGATGCCTGTTCTCTGTCTTGGTAAGGACTTTTTGCCAAATCTGACCCAATACTTGAGTTTTGGGAGCCCCGGTAACTTGCTACACACTGGTTGATTTTTTTGAGTCTCTGTGAAGACATCTGACTCACTTCCGGTTAGATACAATGCTTGAATTGTCAATAAGAAAGCTAATAAATgcaatttgcttttttcccccgtGTGTGTTTGATTCTGCAGTTTGAATTTAAGTGTTCCGAAACATCTTTTATGTCATGACACTTCatgtttcttttgcaaaataaaaacaatcttttttttttttttcttcttcttcctaaATATTCCCTTTTAGGGTAGTTGTCTGATCTGGATACCAGGGAAAGGGCTGATGCTCTTTGCAGCATTTTATACGTTGGGGAATATCGCATCTATTGGGAGGTAACAATCTATTCATATTAGTTTCGTAATAAAGGTGAGAAACTGGAGCACGTGCATAAGTAGTAAAAAaggttgtgtttgtttgtatgtgaaTATTTGCCTACGAAGGTCGTTATCTTTTTGCTAAATTTTAAAGACAACATCTCCTCAGCAGTGCCATGAAATGGtaaagaaaatttttattttgtttattgttaTTAGCAGTGCAGTTCACTCAAGGTTAAAGTTACTCAccaattaaaaacagacaacaaaaaaacccaccaccaccaaagaaTAAAACTCATGCTTTGAGCATTGAGTTTTTTGGGGTTTAGATTTTGAGGATCTTTTTTGGCCCAGGATAGATAGAACTAAAAATAGTTCtttatcctttttcctttgataatggtggtgtgtgtgtttgtgaagtgttttgttgttgtgttttgttttagtgaaCATATCTGTCAGTGCACACCAGTGCCATGTTTGATATCCTTTCCATGTGTGTTGAAAAGGTTCCCAAAGCATAGCTCTACTGACTTTGTGAAAGGCATAACTTTCTGTGATTGAGGAAGTTTAACAAGATGTTAGAAAGTACAAGGAATGGAATTGGAAATAATATAGTAGCTACGCATGAGAAATTTCGTATGCGATAGAAATACCACTTTAGATAAAACTTTCACCTGGTTTAATTCATGCAGTATCTATCATCAGGGTTGCAGATCTGGTGAGGGATCAGAGGGTAGATTCAGGCATCAAAATGACCCTTTACGATAGAGGAACAGAGATGGATTACCTGTCAATCCATGCAGAGCTTCTGTGGCTAGTATTTTTGAAGAGCAAGTTAAAAAACCATCTGTCAGGAATGATCTAGCTGAAGCTGACCTTGACCTATGCTTCTAGCCTGATAGTTCTGCTCTGCTTAATCACACCCTTTCAGTTATGATTAACATAAAGTTATAGAATAAATACCTTAGACAAAGAAGAACAGGAATCAGTCTTGTCTTGTATATCCTGTTCCTTTTGTTATGCACTGACTACCATAATGACATAGTGTGCTGGTACCCTATATGACAGCAGACAAGCTTAAAAAGTAACTCCCCTTAATCAGGAATCTTATTTAGTAtcactttttcacttttgcCTTTACGTCTTACGTtcatcttgtttgtttgtttgtttttttcctcagcactCTCTTTCTTATGGGACCAATGAAGCAATTGAAAAGGATGTTTGAGCCTACCCGTTTGATTGCTACTGTTGTTATGCTAGTAAGTATCAAAGGGATCAGTTTTAACTCGTTAACTTGTAAACAATTTCCCCTGTAAAGTGCTTTCATGTACAATAATCTAACTATGTGTCAAGATGTGTttgtgggtgggtttttttgttcatCCTGTATATCCTGTACATCTGTTATAGTGAAAAGGTGCTTGTAGCACCACCAGTTTCCTATTATGAAAGACTGAATTGAAGCCAGGTTGTCATACTAAACGAGCTTTAAGTGTCTGTAGCTGCCATGTGTAAATTGTGTGTAAATCATGTGTAAACCTTTTTAGGGTTCTTGAGATCACATCATATTTTCAAGTTTCTTAAAAgatgaaagacaggaaaatagtttttaaaacgTTGTATCATGGAGGTTGTGAGACATCctattttgcatatatatattttttattttctatatgaTTTGCTCTAAAGAGCTGTGTAGGTATTTCCACCATGATAAAAACAGTCATTTCTGACAAAGCAAAGGGGAATCTCTGTGAccatgcattaaaaataacatcatcCCAGTTGTTTGATAGCACCAGGTTTCAAAACTGCCAATTCAACGTTTAACTGAAGTCAGCTCTTTGAGTTATTATCATCTTCAGAAGATGGGAATTGTgggcaaccttttttttttgggggggggggggggggggggggggggggcaacgTTTGCTGTTAATTCTAAGATTTTCTTGTTGAAAGTGGGTGTGCTTTTATGTTTCTTAAACTCTCACACTTTTCTCTTGGAGAGTCTAAAATCTGGAAGGTGGTTTAACTTGCCTGAAACTGTCCTCCCAACTTTTCAGTGTGAATGTCTTCAGAGCATTCGCTTGGTATCAGTGCTGCCtcgtttatttttaaacatccaaAGAGGCAACAGGCAACAGATACAGCTTAAGAAATTGACTGTCTATGCTCACAAATTAGCAGCAGCCAAGGAGCGTAGTGCATAGTGTGTGTTTATTTCACATGCAATTAGGATGCTTGGAATCAAGAGTATGTCTGGAACATTCATTGGAGTAAGGCCAGGTGTTAGGTGTATGTTGTATGTGGACCAACA
This genomic window from Cygnus olor isolate bCygOlo1 chromosome 1, bCygOlo1.pri.v2, whole genome shotgun sequence contains:
- the SFT2D2 gene encoding vesicle transport protein SFT2B isoform X1, producing MARAAAGALGGSPAPGAASPKRRACGGERACALPWSSFGIFGEVIDATSLGWGTRVKGFIACFAIGCLFSVLGSCLIWIPGKGLMLFAAFYTLGNIASIGSTLFLMGPMKQLKRMFEPTRLIATVVMLLCLILTLCSAFWWAKKGLVLIFCILQFFALAWYSISFIPFARDAVKKCVSVCLS
- the SFT2D2 gene encoding vesicle transport protein SFT2B isoform X2, with the protein product MLGLVVPEQGKSRAEPGGMDKLKRVLSGQDTDDQGRLAEVIDATSLGWGTRVKGFIACFAIGCLFSVLGSCLIWIPGKGLMLFAAFYTLGNIASIGSTLFLMGPMKQLKRMFEPTRLIATVVMLLCLILTLCSAFWWAKKGLVLIFCILQFFALAWYSISFIPFARDAVKKCVSVCLS